A window of the Bacteroides thetaiotaomicron VPI-5482 genome harbors these coding sequences:
- the htpG gene encoding molecular chaperone HtpG — MQKGNIGVTTENIFPIIKKFLYSDHEIFLRELVSNAVDATQKLNTLASIGEFKGELGDLTIHVELGKDTITISDRGIGLTAEEIEKYINQIAFSGANDFLEKYKDDANAIIGHFGLGFYSAFMVAKKVEIITKSYRDEAQAIKWTCDGSPEFTIEEVDKADRGSDIILYIDDDCKEFLEEARVSELLKKYCSFLPVPIAFGKKKEWKDGKQIETTEDNIINDTTPLWTRKPSELSDEDYKSFYTKLYPMSDEPLFWIHLNVDYPFHLTGILYFPKVKSNIELNKNKIQLYCNQVYVTDSVEGIVPDFLTLLHGVIDSPDIPLNVSRSYLQSDSNVKKISTYITKKVSDRLQSIFKNDRKQFEEKWNDLKIFINYGMLTQEDFYEKAQKFALFTDTDNKHYTFEEYQTLIKDNQTDKDGNLIYLYANNKDEQFSYIEAATNKGYNVLLMDGQLDVAMVSMLEQKFEKSRFTRVDSDVIDNLIIKEDKKNETLEGEKQEAITTAFKSQLPKMDKVEFNVMTQALGDNSAPVMITQSEYMRRMKEMANIQAGMSFYGEMPDMFNLVLNSDHKLIKQVLDEEEAACHPEVAPIQTEMNSVSKRRNELKDSQKDKKEEDIPTAEKDELNELDKKWDELKNKKEGIFAGYASNNKVIRQLIDLALLQNNMLKGEALNNFVKRSIELI, encoded by the coding sequence ATGCAAAAAGGTAATATTGGGGTTACAACAGAGAACATTTTCCCTATCATCAAAAAGTTCTTGTACAGTGACCATGAAATTTTTCTTCGCGAATTAGTGTCTAACGCAGTAGATGCCACTCAGAAACTGAATACCCTTGCTTCCATTGGAGAGTTTAAAGGTGAACTGGGCGATCTGACAATTCACGTTGAATTAGGTAAAGACACTATTACTATCTCCGACCGTGGTATTGGTCTGACTGCAGAAGAAATAGAAAAGTACATTAATCAGATTGCATTTTCAGGAGCAAATGATTTTCTGGAAAAATACAAAGATGATGCAAATGCAATCATCGGACATTTCGGTTTAGGCTTCTATTCTGCCTTTATGGTTGCAAAAAAGGTTGAAATTATCACCAAATCCTACAGAGACGAAGCACAAGCTATAAAATGGACTTGTGATGGTAGCCCTGAATTCACTATTGAAGAAGTAGATAAGGCAGATCGTGGTTCAGATATCATCTTATATATCGATGACGATTGCAAAGAATTCCTCGAAGAAGCACGTGTTTCTGAGCTTCTGAAGAAATATTGCAGCTTCCTTCCTGTCCCCATTGCATTCGGAAAAAAGAAAGAATGGAAAGATGGCAAACAGATAGAAACCACTGAAGACAATATTATTAACGATACCACTCCATTGTGGACTCGTAAGCCGAGCGAACTGTCGGACGAGGATTATAAGTCGTTCTATACCAAGTTGTACCCGATGTCAGACGAGCCATTATTTTGGATTCATCTGAATGTAGATTACCCGTTCCATCTGACCGGTATCCTCTATTTCCCGAAAGTAAAGAGCAATATTGAGCTGAATAAAAATAAGATTCAATTATATTGCAACCAAGTATATGTAACGGATTCTGTAGAAGGAATTGTACCGGACTTCTTGACTTTATTACATGGAGTTATTGATTCTCCGGATATTCCATTGAATGTATCCCGTTCTTATTTGCAAAGCGACTCGAATGTGAAGAAGATTTCTACCTATATCACAAAGAAAGTTTCCGATCGCCTGCAATCGATTTTCAAGAACGACCGCAAACAGTTTGAAGAGAAGTGGAATGATTTGAAAATATTTATCAATTACGGCATGCTTACTCAAGAGGATTTCTATGAGAAAGCGCAAAAATTCGCCCTTTTCACCGATACAGATAACAAACATTATACATTTGAAGAGTATCAGACCCTTATTAAAGATAATCAGACAGACAAAGATGGAAATCTGATCTATTTGTATGCTAATAATAAGGATGAACAATTCAGTTATATCGAGGCTGCCACCAACAAGGGGTACAATGTTCTGCTTATGGATGGTCAATTAGATGTAGCTATGGTAAGTATGTTGGAACAGAAGTTTGAGAAATCTCGCTTCACCCGTGTAGACAGCGATGTTATCGACAACCTTATCATCAAAGAAGACAAGAAAAACGAGACATTGGAAGGAGAAAAGCAAGAAGCTATCACAACTGCTTTCAAGAGCCAATTGCCCAAAATGGATAAAGTTGAGTTCAATGTAATGACACAGGCATTGGGAGACAATTCAGCTCCGGTGATGATTACTCAAAGCGAATATATGCGTCGTATGAAGGAAATGGCAAATATTCAGGCCGGAATGAGCTTCTATGGAGAGATGCCGGATATGTTCAATCTGGTTCTGAACTCCGACCATAAGCTTATCAAGCAAGTGCTTGACGAAGAAGAAGCAGCTTGTCACCCTGAAGTAGCTCCTATACAAACAGAGATGAATAGTGTCAGCAAGCGTCGCAATGAACTAAAAGACAGCCAAAAAGACAAGAAGGAAGAAGATATTCCTACTGCAGAGAAAGATGAATTGAATGAGCTGGATAAAAAATGGGATGAACTGAAAAATAAAAAAGAAGGCATCTTTGCAGGATATGCCAGCAACAACAAGGTAATCCGTCAACTCATCGACCTGGCTTTATTGCAAAACAATATGCTAAAAGGTGAAGCTCTGAACAACTTCGTGAAGCGCAGTATTGAGCTGATTTAA
- the dapA gene encoding 4-hydroxy-tetrahydrodipicolinate synthase, translated as MIQTKLKGMGVALITPFKEDESVDYDALMRLVDYLLQNNADFLCVLGTTAETPTLTEEEKKTIKKMVIDRVNGRIPILLGVGGNNTRAIVETLKNDDFTGVDAILSVVPYYNKPSQEGIYQHYKAISEATELPIVLYNVPGRTGVNMTAETTLRIARNFSNVIAIKEASGNITQMDDIIKNKPDNFNVISGDDGITFPLITLGAVGVISVIGNAFPREFSRMTRLALQGDFANALTIHHRFTELFDLLFVDGNPAGVKSMLNAMGMIENKLRLPLVPTRITTFEAIRKVLNELNIKC; from the coding sequence ATGATACAGACTAAATTGAAAGGAATGGGGGTAGCACTGATTACTCCTTTCAAAGAGGATGAAAGCGTTGATTATGATGCGTTGATGCGTTTGGTAGACTATCTATTGCAGAATAATGCGGATTTCTTGTGTGTGCTGGGGACTACAGCCGAAACACCGACTCTTACCGAAGAAGAGAAGAAAACCATCAAAAAGATGGTGATTGACCGCGTTAACGGAAGAATTCCTATTTTGCTGGGTGTAGGCGGTAACAATACACGTGCAATAGTAGAAACATTGAAAAATGACGATTTTACAGGAGTTGACGCTATATTGTCTGTAGTGCCATATTATAATAAGCCATCGCAAGAGGGAATTTATCAGCATTATAAAGCCATATCGGAAGCTACGGAACTTCCTATCGTGTTGTATAATGTGCCGGGGCGTACAGGAGTAAATATGACTGCTGAGACGACCTTGCGCATTGCTCGTAATTTTAGTAATGTAATCGCTATTAAAGAAGCTTCCGGTAATATTACTCAAATGGATGACATTATCAAGAATAAACCAGATAATTTCAATGTTATTTCCGGTGATGACGGTATTACTTTTCCGTTAATAACCTTGGGAGCTGTTGGAGTGATCTCTGTAATCGGCAATGCTTTCCCGCGTGAATTCAGCCGTATGACACGTTTGGCGCTTCAAGGTGATTTTGCTAATGCACTCACTATTCATCATCGATTTACTGAGCTATTTGATCTTTTGTTTGTGGATGGAAATCCGGCAGGAGTAAAATCCATGCTGAATGCAATGGGGATGATTGAAAATAAACTTCGATTGCCGTTGGTTCCGACTCGAATTACGACATTTGAGGCAATACGTAAAGTCTTAAACGAACTGAATATTAAATGTTGA
- the ligA gene encoding NAD-dependent DNA ligase LigA, protein MDIKEKIEELRAELHRHNYNYYVLNAPEISDKEFDDKMRELQDLELAHPEYKDENSPTMRVGSDINKNFTQVAHKYPMLSLANTYSEGEVTDFYERVRKALNEDFEICCEMKYDGTSISLTYEDGKLVRAVTRGDGEKGDDVTDNVKTIRSIPLVLHGDNYPSSFEIRGEILMPWEVFEELNREKEAREEPLFANPRNAASGTLKLQNSSIVASRKLDAYLYYLLGDNLPCDGHYENLQEAAKWGFKISDLTRKCQTLEEVFEFINYWDVERKNLPVATDGIVLKVNSLRQQKNLGFTAKSPRWAIAYKFQAERALTRLNMVTYQVGRTGAVTPVANLDAVQLSGTVVKRASLHNADIIEGLDLHIGDMVYVEKGGEIIPKITGVDKDARSFMLGEKVRFITNCPECGSKLIRYEGEAAHYCPNETACPPQIKGKIEHFISRKAMNIDGLGPETVDMFYRLGLIHNTADLYELKADDIKGLDRMGEKSAENIITGIEQSKTVPFERVIFALGIRFVGETVAKKIAKSFGDIDELRQADLEKLISIDEIGEKIARSILLYFSNESNRELVGRLKEAGLQLYRTEEDMSGYTDKLAGQSIVISGVFTHHSRDEYKDLIEKNGGKNVGSISAKTSFILAGDNMGPAKLEKAKKLGVTILSEDEFLKLIS, encoded by the coding sequence ATGGATATAAAGGAAAAAATAGAGGAATTGCGTGCTGAACTTCATCGGCACAACTATAATTATTACGTTTTGAATGCTCCCGAAATTTCAGATAAGGAGTTTGATGATAAGATGCGTGAACTCCAGGATCTGGAGCTGGCACATCCGGAATATAAAGATGAAAATTCGCCCACTATGCGTGTCGGCAGTGACATTAACAAGAATTTCACGCAGGTTGCACATAAATACCCCATGTTGTCTTTGGCAAATACGTACTCTGAAGGCGAAGTTACAGATTTTTATGAGCGTGTACGAAAAGCGTTGAATGAGGATTTTGAGATTTGCTGTGAGATGAAATATGATGGTACTTCCATTTCTCTGACCTACGAAGATGGAAAACTGGTTCGTGCCGTTACACGCGGAGATGGAGAAAAGGGCGATGATGTGACAGATAATGTAAAGACAATCCGTTCTATTCCACTTGTGCTCCATGGTGACAATTATCCTTCTTCTTTTGAGATTCGTGGGGAAATCCTTATGCCCTGGGAAGTATTTGAGGAGTTGAACCGCGAAAAAGAAGCACGTGAGGAGCCGCTTTTCGCTAATCCGAGAAATGCAGCCTCAGGAACATTGAAGCTTCAGAATTCTTCTATTGTAGCTTCTCGCAAGCTGGATGCGTATTTATATTATCTTTTGGGAGATAATCTGCCTTGTGATGGACATTATGAAAATCTTCAGGAAGCCGCAAAATGGGGATTTAAAATCTCTGATTTGACGCGTAAATGCCAGACGTTGGAAGAGGTTTTTGAATTTATCAATTATTGGGATGTAGAACGAAAGAATCTGCCTGTAGCTACTGATGGAATCGTCTTGAAGGTAAATAGTCTGAGACAACAAAAGAATCTCGGTTTTACGGCGAAATCTCCTAGATGGGCGATTGCCTATAAATTTCAGGCAGAACGTGCATTGACACGATTGAATATGGTAACTTATCAGGTAGGCAGAACAGGCGCTGTAACTCCTGTTGCCAACTTAGATGCTGTTCAGCTATCCGGAACGGTTGTCAAACGTGCTTCATTGCATAATGCGGATATTATCGAAGGGCTTGATCTGCATATCGGAGATATGGTTTATGTAGAAAAAGGTGGTGAGATCATTCCTAAAATTACAGGAGTGGATAAAGATGCCCGTAGTTTTATGCTTGGTGAGAAGGTCAGGTTTATTACCAATTGCCCCGAATGTGGCAGCAAATTAATTAGATATGAAGGCGAAGCTGCCCATTATTGTCCTAATGAAACTGCATGTCCCCCTCAGATTAAAGGTAAAATAGAGCATTTTATTAGTCGGAAAGCCATGAATATTGATGGATTGGGTCCTGAAACGGTGGATATGTTCTATCGTTTGGGGTTGATTCATAATACGGCGGATCTGTATGAATTGAAAGCCGATGATATCAAAGGGTTGGATCGTATGGGAGAAAAATCTGCAGAGAATATTATTACGGGGATTGAGCAGAGTAAGACAGTTCCTTTTGAACGTGTCATCTTTGCTTTGGGAATTCGGTTTGTTGGCGAGACGGTAGCAAAGAAAATAGCCAAGTCGTTCGGGGACATTGACGAGCTGCGACAGGCTGACCTTGAAAAGCTGATAAGTATCGATGAAATCGGGGAAAAAATAGCGCGAAGCATTCTTCTGTATTTCTCAAATGAGTCTAACCGAGAGTTAGTTGGCAGGTTAAAAGAGGCTGGGTTACAGCTCTATCGTACAGAAGAAGATATGAGTGGATATACGGATAAATTAGCTGGTCAGTCTATTGTGATCAGCGGTGTATTTACGCATCATTCACGGGACGAATATAAAGACCTTATTGAGAAAAATGGCGGTAAGAATGTGGGAAGTATCTCTGCTAAGACCAGTTTTATCCTTGCCGGTGACAATATGGGGCCAGCCAAACTGGAAAAAGCAAAAAAACTTGGAGTAACCATACTAAGCGAGGACGAATTTCTGAAACTTATATCGTAA
- a CDS encoding patatin-like phospholipase family protein has product MRKILLVLIAIWLFMPTVCAQKVGLVLSGGGAKGLTHIGIIRALEENNIPIDYITGTSMGAIIGSLYAMGYSPDDMEELLKSEDFKRWYSGQIEEKYVYHFKKNVPTPEFFNIRFSFKDSLKNFKPQFLPTSVVNPIQMNLVFVDLYARATASCKGDFDKLFVPFRCIASDVYNKKQLVMRNGDLGDAVRASMSFPFMFKPIEIDNVLAYDGGIYNNFPTDVMRDDFHPDIIIGSVVSTNPTKPKENDLMSQIENMVMQKTDYSIPDSMGILMTFKYDNVSLMDFQRIDELHDIGYNRTISMMDSIKSRIQRRVNLDNIRLRRMVYRSNYPELRFKNIIIDGANPQQQAYIKKEFHSSDNKEFTYEDLKEGYFRLLSDNMISEIIPHAVYNPKDETYDLHLKVKLENNFAVRLGGNISTSNSNQIYLGLSYQDLNYYAKEFLFDGQLGKVYNNAQFMAKIDFSTAIPTSYRFIASITTFDYFKKDKLFSRNDKPAFNQKDERFLKLQVGLPFLLSKRAEFGIGIARIEDKYFQRNIIDFEKDRFDRSRYDLFGGSISFNGSTLNSRQYPTQGYKEALVAQIFMGRERFYPGEETKGVQINKEHHSWLQLSYMKEKYHTMSEHWVLGWYLKALYASKNFSENYTATMMQAGEFSPTLHSKLTYNEAFRANQFVGAGIRPIYRLNQMFHLRGEFYGFMPIYPIERNSLNKAYYGKAFSKFEYLGEISVVCQLPFGDISAYVNHYSSPRREWNVGLSIGFQLFNYRFIE; this is encoded by the coding sequence ATGAGAAAAATACTTTTAGTGTTAATTGCTATATGGTTATTCATGCCGACTGTCTGTGCCCAAAAAGTAGGTCTTGTCTTAAGTGGTGGCGGTGCCAAAGGATTGACACACATCGGCATCATTCGCGCCTTAGAAGAAAATAACATTCCTATCGATTATATTACAGGAACTTCCATGGGAGCCATTATCGGCTCTCTTTATGCGATGGGGTATTCTCCTGATGATATGGAAGAATTATTGAAGTCAGAAGACTTTAAAAGATGGTATTCTGGACAAATAGAAGAGAAATACGTATACCACTTCAAGAAAAATGTCCCGACACCGGAGTTTTTTAATATCCGTTTCTCATTCAAAGACTCATTAAAAAACTTCAAACCACAATTTCTGCCCACAAGCGTAGTAAATCCCATACAGATGAATCTGGTTTTTGTAGATTTGTATGCACGCGCTACAGCTTCGTGTAAAGGCGATTTCGACAAGTTGTTCGTTCCTTTCCGATGCATAGCTTCTGATGTCTACAATAAAAAGCAACTCGTAATGAGAAACGGAGATTTGGGAGATGCCGTCCGAGCTTCCATGAGCTTTCCCTTTATGTTTAAGCCTATAGAGATTGACAATGTGCTGGCATATGACGGAGGGATCTACAATAATTTCCCAACAGACGTTATGAGAGACGATTTTCATCCGGATATTATAATTGGAAGTGTGGTATCTACAAACCCCACCAAACCCAAGGAAAATGACCTCATGAGCCAGATAGAAAACATGGTCATGCAAAAAACCGACTATTCTATTCCGGATTCAATGGGTATTCTGATGACATTCAAATATGACAATGTCAGCTTGATGGATTTTCAGCGAATAGATGAATTGCATGATATCGGATATAACCGAACCATAAGCATGATGGATTCTATAAAAAGCCGTATACAAAGGAGGGTTAATTTGGATAATATACGTTTGAGAAGAATGGTATACCGAAGCAACTATCCGGAATTACGCTTCAAAAACATCATTATTGACGGAGCCAATCCCCAACAACAGGCATATATTAAAAAAGAATTTCATAGCTCTGACAATAAGGAATTCACTTACGAAGACTTGAAAGAAGGCTATTTCCGGCTGCTTTCAGACAACATGATTTCCGAAATCATCCCGCACGCCGTATATAATCCGAAGGACGAAACGTATGACCTGCATTTAAAAGTCAAACTGGAAAATAATTTTGCCGTACGATTAGGTGGGAATATTTCCACGTCCAACTCGAATCAAATTTATCTCGGGCTCAGCTATCAGGATTTAAATTACTATGCGAAAGAATTTCTTTTTGACGGTCAACTCGGGAAAGTCTATAATAATGCACAATTCATGGCTAAGATCGACTTTTCTACTGCGATCCCGACCTCTTACCGCTTTATCGCATCTATTACTACTTTCGACTATTTTAAGAAAGACAAGTTATTTTCCAGAAATGACAAGCCAGCATTTAATCAGAAAGACGAACGCTTCCTTAAACTTCAGGTAGGGCTACCGTTCCTTTTAAGTAAACGAGCTGAATTTGGAATAGGAATCGCCAGAATAGAAGACAAATATTTCCAGAGAAATATCATCGATTTTGAGAAAGACAGATTCGACAGAAGCCGTTATGATTTATTCGGCGGCTCTATCAGCTTCAATGGAAGCACACTTAATTCACGGCAATACCCGACACAAGGCTACAAAGAAGCTCTTGTTGCACAGATATTCATGGGACGGGAAAGATTCTATCCAGGTGAAGAGACCAAAGGAGTTCAAATAAATAAAGAACACCATTCCTGGCTGCAATTATCATATATGAAAGAAAAATACCATACGATGAGCGAACACTGGGTTTTGGGATGGTATTTAAAAGCTTTGTACGCTTCCAAGAACTTTTCCGAGAATTATACGGCGACTATGATGCAAGCAGGTGAGTTTTCACCTACTCTACATAGTAAACTCACCTATAATGAAGCTTTCCGCGCCAATCAATTTGTGGGAGCCGGCATTCGTCCCATCTATCGTCTCAATCAAATGTTCCATCTGCGAGGTGAATTTTATGGTTTTATGCCTATATATCCGATTGAAAGAAACTCATTAAATAAGGCATATTATGGAAAAGCCTTCTCTAAATTCGAATATTTGGGAGAAATTTCTGTTGTGTGTCAATTACCGTTCGGAGACATCTCTGCTTATGTAAATCATTATAGCTCACCGAGAAGGGAGTGGAATGTCGGGTTAAGTATCGGTTTCCAACTGTTTAATTACCGTTTCATCGAATAA
- a CDS encoding ATP-dependent Clp protease ATP-binding subunit codes for MNNQFSQRVSDIIVYSKEEANRLRSRHIGPEHLLLGMLRDGEGKAIEILSKLNTNLAAVKQQIEARLKTEADDMLLPDAEIPLSNDAAKILKMCILEARGMKSNIADTEHVLLAILRERNNMAASVLEANDVNYVKVLEQATLQPDVNSGMGFPEDDDDEEMSSPRSGGSGSEERQQQAQTASKKPANDTPVLDNFGTDMTKAAEEGRLDPVVGREKEIERLAQILSRRKKNNPILIGEPGVGKSAIVEGLALRIIQKKVSRILFDKRVVALDMTAVVAGTKYRGQFEERIRSILNELQRNPNVILFIDEIHTIVGAGSAAGSMDAANMLKPALARGEIQCIGATTLDEYRKNIEKDGALERRFQKVMVEPTTAAETLQILRNIKDKYEDHHNVNYTDEALEACVKLTDRYITDRNFPDKAIDALDEAGSRVHLTNVNVPKEIEEQEKLIEEAKSKKNEAVKSQNFELAASFRDKEKELTLQLDEMKREWENSLKENRQTVDAEEIANVISMMSGIPVQRMAQAEGIKLAGMKEDLQSKVIAQDPAIEKLVKAILRSRVGLKDPNKPIGTFMFLGPTGVGKTHLAKELAKYMFGSSDALIRIDMSEFMEKFTVSRLVGAPPGYVGYEEGGQLTEKVRRKPYSIVLLDEIEKAHPDVFNLLLQVMDEGRLTDSYGRMVDFKNTVIIMTSNIGTRQLKEFGRGVGFATQSRLDDKEFSRSVIQKALNKSFAPEFINRVDEIITFDQLSLEAITKIIDIELKGLYDRIESIGYKLVIDDEAKRFVAEKGYDVQFGARPLKRAIQTHLEDGLSELIITSSLKEKDVIQVSLNKEKGELEMKVIAS; via the coding sequence ATGAATAATCAATTCTCACAAAGAGTTTCCGACATTATCGTCTATAGCAAGGAAGAAGCTAACCGGTTGAGGAGTAGGCATATCGGACCTGAGCACCTACTTCTGGGAATGCTTCGTGACGGTGAAGGAAAAGCTATCGAGATATTGTCAAAACTCAACACCAATTTAGCTGCAGTAAAGCAGCAGATTGAAGCTCGGCTGAAGACAGAAGCTGATGATATGCTATTGCCTGATGCAGAGATACCGTTGTCTAATGACGCGGCAAAAATATTAAAAATGTGTATTTTAGAAGCACGTGGAATGAAAAGTAATATAGCTGATACAGAGCATGTTTTGTTAGCGATCCTAAGAGAAAGAAACAATATGGCTGCTTCCGTGCTCGAAGCTAATGACGTTAATTACGTGAAAGTGTTGGAACAAGCCACATTGCAACCGGATGTAAATTCCGGTATGGGATTTCCGGAAGACGATGATGATGAAGAAATGTCTTCTCCCCGATCTGGTGGAAGCGGTTCTGAAGAACGCCAGCAACAGGCGCAAACAGCTTCAAAAAAACCGGCCAATGACACGCCTGTACTTGACAATTTCGGTACAGATATGACAAAAGCGGCAGAAGAAGGACGTTTGGACCCTGTGGTAGGCAGAGAAAAGGAAATTGAACGCTTGGCTCAAATTCTGAGTCGCCGCAAAAAGAACAATCCGATTCTGATCGGTGAACCTGGTGTAGGAAAATCAGCAATCGTTGAAGGACTAGCTTTGAGAATTATTCAAAAGAAAGTCTCACGCATCTTGTTTGATAAGCGAGTAGTAGCTCTTGACATGACCGCAGTTGTGGCAGGAACAAAATACCGTGGTCAGTTTGAAGAGCGTATTCGTTCCATTCTCAACGAGTTACAAAGGAATCCGAATGTGATCCTGTTCATTGATGAGATCCATACAATTGTAGGTGCAGGTTCTGCAGCCGGTTCAATGGATGCAGCCAATATGCTGAAACCTGCATTGGCACGCGGCGAAATACAATGTATTGGTGCTACTACCCTTGATGAATACCGTAAGAATATAGAAAAAGACGGTGCTTTGGAACGTCGTTTCCAAAAAGTTATGGTGGAACCCACTACTGCTGCCGAAACTCTTCAGATTCTGCGTAACATCAAGGATAAATATGAAGATCATCATAACGTGAACTATACAGATGAAGCATTGGAAGCTTGTGTCAAGTTGACAGACCGTTATATTACGGACCGTAACTTCCCTGATAAAGCTATTGACGCTTTGGATGAAGCAGGATCACGTGTACATCTGACCAACGTCAATGTGCCCAAGGAAATCGAAGAGCAGGAAAAACTCATCGAAGAAGCTAAAAGCAAGAAAAATGAAGCTGTGAAATCGCAAAATTTTGAACTCGCTGCCAGTTTCCGAGATAAGGAGAAAGAGCTTACGCTTCAGTTGGACGAAATGAAACGGGAATGGGAAAACAGCCTGAAAGAGAACAGACAGACTGTTGATGCAGAGGAAATTGCCAATGTTATTTCTATGATGTCCGGCATTCCGGTACAGCGTATGGCGCAAGCCGAAGGAATTAAGCTAGCCGGCATGAAGGAGGATCTGCAATCGAAAGTGATCGCACAAGATCCGGCTATAGAGAAACTGGTTAAAGCTATTTTAAGAAGCCGTGTGGGATTGAAGGATCCCAATAAGCCCATTGGAACCTTTATGTTCTTAGGCCCGACTGGTGTAGGTAAAACCCATTTAGCCAAAGAATTGGCAAAATATATGTTCGGCTCTTCCGATGCACTGATTCGTATAGACATGAGCGAATTTATGGAAAAATTCACTGTCTCACGTCTGGTCGGAGCTCCTCCGGGATATGTAGGATATGAAGAAGGCGGACAATTAACTGAAAAAGTACGTCGCAAACCTTATTCTATCGTCTTGCTTGATGAGATCGAAAAAGCACATCCGGATGTGTTCAATCTCCTTCTTCAAGTGATGGACGAAGGCCGTCTAACTGACAGTTATGGCAGAATGGTTGATTTTAAAAATACAGTTATTATCATGACTTCCAATATTGGCACCCGCCAGTTAAAGGAGTTTGGACGTGGTGTAGGATTTGCTACACAAAGCCGTCTGGATGATAAAGAGTTCTCGCGAAGTGTTATACAAAAAGCATTAAATAAATCATTCGCGCCAGAATTTATCAATCGTGTCGATGAAATCATAACATTTGACCAACTCTCTTTGGAAGCTATCACGAAAATCATTGATATTGAGCTAAAAGGACTATATGATCGTATTGAATCTATTGGATATAAGCTAGTTATTGATGATGAAGCAAAAAGATTTGTGGCCGAAAAAGGATACGACGTGCAATTCGGAGCCCGCCCTTTAAAACGAGCTATTCAAACTCATCTAGAGGATGGACTGTCAGAACTCATTATAACTTCTTCTCTGAAAGAAAAAGATGTCATTCAAGTCTCTCTGAATAAAGAGAAAGGTGAATTGGAGATGAAAGTTATTGCATCTTGA
- the trmD gene encoding tRNA (guanosine(37)-N1)-methyltransferase TrmD produces MRIDIITVLPEMIEGFFNCSIMKRAQNKGLAEIHIHNLRDYTEDKYRRVDDYPFGGFAGMVMKIEPIERCINALKAERDYDEVIFTTPDGEQFNQPMANSLSLAQNLIILCGHFKGIDYRIREHLITKEISIGDYVLTGGELAAAVMADAIVRIIPGVISDEQSALSDSFQDNLLAAPVYTRPADYKGWKVPDILLSGHEAKIKEWELQQSLERTKKLRPDLLED; encoded by the coding sequence ATGCGTATTGATATTATAACAGTTTTACCCGAAATGATTGAAGGCTTCTTCAATTGCTCCATCATGAAACGAGCTCAGAATAAGGGACTTGCAGAAATACATATCCACAATCTGCGCGATTATACCGAAGACAAATATCGTCGTGTCGATGATTATCCTTTTGGCGGATTCGCCGGCATGGTCATGAAGATAGAGCCTATCGAACGCTGCATTAACGCTCTGAAGGCTGAACGCGACTATGATGAAGTGATTTTTACGACCCCCGACGGAGAACAGTTCAATCAGCCAATGGCCAACAGCCTTTCTTTGGCCCAAAACCTGATTATCCTTTGCGGACATTTCAAAGGTATTGATTATCGTATCCGTGAACACCTGATCACCAAAGAAATCAGTATCGGAGATTATGTGCTGACAGGAGGCGAACTGGCAGCAGCAGTCATGGCGGACGCAATTGTCCGTATCATCCCCGGAGTGATTTCAGACGAACAGTCGGCACTTTCTGATTCTTTTCAGGATAATCTGTTGGCGGCACCTGTATATACTCGTCCTGCTGACTATAAAGGCTGGAAAGTACCCGATATTTTGTTATCCGGCCATGAAGCAAAAATAAAAGAATGGGAGCTACAGCAATCTTTAGAACGAACCAAAAAACTTCGCCCAGACTTACTGGAAGACTAA